From the Primulina tabacum isolate GXHZ01 chromosome 3, ASM2559414v2, whole genome shotgun sequence genome, one window contains:
- the LOC142541172 gene encoding uncharacterized protein LOC142541172 isoform X2: protein MEMRAEIVKELGQAVNEICKGTGTANVFEAFMEDFVDAAEFMDYFKAIWYPRLGIWARALKALPLASQETCAALEFYHNQLKLRLLNEKEQSVYERADWLVNKLDTKVHSYFWLDEYSGKEDFARYWKDEWMSAPTAWRKSLSIPDAHIVMEGKCAKVVDDQDTVHKVLNPGSEYAICGCSWAKMGNLCEHIFKTMKLCLPWVPPLHL from the exons ATGGAGATGCGCGCTGAAATAGTAAAAGAGCTTGGACAGGCCGTTAATGAAATCTGCAAAGGGACCGGCACTGCTAATGttttcgaagctttcatggaaGATTTTGTTGATGCCGCAGAGTTTATGGACTATTTCAAGGCAATTTGGTATCCAAGGCTAG GTATTTGGGCACGTGCACTTAAAGCTCTTCCTCTCGCAAGCCAAGAGACCTGTGCAGCATTGGAGTTCTATCACAACCAGTTGAAGCTTAGGTTATTAAATGAGAAAGAACAAAGTGTATACGAACGTGCTGATTGGCTTGTAAATAAGCTTGACACTAAAGTCCATTCTTACTTCTGGCTTGATGAGTATTCAGGGAAGGAGGATTTTGCAAGATATTGGAAGGATGAATGGATGAGTGCTCCAACAGCTTGGAGGAAATCATTAAGTATTCCAGATGCTCACATAGTCATGGAAGGTAAATGTGCTAAAGTTGTTGATGATCAAGATACAGTTCATAAAGTGTTGAACCCTGGTTCAGAGTATGCAATCTGTGGTTGTAGTTGGGCAAAAATGGGAAACTTATGCGagcatattttcaaaacaatgAAATTATGTCTGCCATGGGTTCCACCACTCCATCTATGA
- the LOC142541172 gene encoding uncharacterized protein LOC142541172 isoform X1 gives MRFSPFLYRTLQPWSSLRMMLCGPREVFQCSILICFWHVRHAWHKNLVKRCLKMEMRAEIVKELGQAVNEICKGTGTANVFEAFMEDFVDAAEFMDYFKAIWYPRLGIWARALKALPLASQETCAALEFYHNQLKLRLLNEKEQSVYERADWLVNKLDTKVHSYFWLDEYSGKEDFARYWKDEWMSAPTAWRKSLSIPDAHIVMEGKCAKVVDDQDTVHKVLNPGSEYAICGCSWAKMGNLCEHIFKTMKLCLPWVPPLHL, from the exons ATGAGATTCTCTCCCTTCCTGTACAGAACCCTCCAACCTTGGAGTTCTCTTCGGATGATGTTGTGTGGTCCAAG GGAAGTGTTTCAGTGCTCAATATTGATATGCTTTTGGCATGTTCGTCATGCATGGCATAAAAATTTGGTGAAGAGATGCTTAAAGATGGAGATGCGCGCTGAAATAGTAAAAGAGCTTGGACAGGCCGTTAATGAAATCTGCAAAGGGACCGGCACTGCTAATGttttcgaagctttcatggaaGATTTTGTTGATGCCGCAGAGTTTATGGACTATTTCAAGGCAATTTGGTATCCAAGGCTAG GTATTTGGGCACGTGCACTTAAAGCTCTTCCTCTCGCAAGCCAAGAGACCTGTGCAGCATTGGAGTTCTATCACAACCAGTTGAAGCTTAGGTTATTAAATGAGAAAGAACAAAGTGTATACGAACGTGCTGATTGGCTTGTAAATAAGCTTGACACTAAAGTCCATTCTTACTTCTGGCTTGATGAGTATTCAGGGAAGGAGGATTTTGCAAGATATTGGAAGGATGAATGGATGAGTGCTCCAACAGCTTGGAGGAAATCATTAAGTATTCCAGATGCTCACATAGTCATGGAAGGTAAATGTGCTAAAGTTGTTGATGATCAAGATACAGTTCATAAAGTGTTGAACCCTGGTTCAGAGTATGCAATCTGTGGTTGTAGTTGGGCAAAAATGGGAAACTTATGCGagcatattttcaaaacaatgAAATTATGTCTGCCATGGGTTCCACCACTCCATCTATGA